The nucleotide window TTTTTTAAAACATGTTGAAGCACATTCAGCACAAATAAATTAGCTAAAAACTGCTTAAGAAAATTCACTATGCTAAAACGCATTCTTATTATTCTGTCAATAATAGCTTTGGGTCTACTATTGTATTCTGTTTTTGTTGAAAATATTTTTTCTCCAAGGCTCAGCCCAAAGGATACCGCAAAAATAACCCTAAACGACTTAAAACTTCAAGTAGAGTACAACAGGCCATCAAAACGCGAACGTGATATTTTTGGGGCACTTGTCCCTTTTAATAAGGTTTGGAGAACTGGTGCCAACGAAGCTACTACATTTGAAACCAATGAAGATTTAATGATTGATGGTATGTTACTAAAAAAAGGTAAATACACGCTTTGGACTGTACCAATGGAAAATTCTTGGAAGGTAATGTTCAACACCAAACAGTATCAATGGGGAGTTAATGAAAAAATGGAACCAATGTGGGACCCTAATTACGATGCTATTGAAATTGAAGTCCCTAAGCAAAGTATTGATGAAACTGTAGAAAAATTCACGATTGCTTTTGATAATAAAACTGGTAACTTAAAGCTTACCATGGCTTGGGATCAGACATTGATTGAAATTCCGATGCAGATCTATCCACACAAACATTAACAATGCTAAACTGTGGCAAAAAAGGATGAAACATATAAATCTGCTTTACACGAGCAAGATGGTATAGAACCACCTAAAATTCTAAGTACTAATTCTGCAAACTTTATAAAAGCTAAACGCAAAAAGCAACCTTCGGTTGAGGATTTAGTAAAAGGAATTACCTCAGGAAATATTACAGATTTAAGTAGAGCCATCACTTTGGTAGAAAGTACTAACCAGATGCATACCCAAAAGGCTCACAACATTATTACTGCTTGTTTACCTTATGCTAACCAATCTGTAAGAATTGGTATTACTGGAGTTCCTGGTGTTGGTAAGAGTACATTTATTGAGGCTTTTGGTAGTTATCTAACAAGCATTGGCAGAAAAGTGGCTGTACTTGCTGTTGACCCAAGTAGTAGCCTAAGTAAAGGTAGTATTCTTGGTGATAAAACCAGAATGGAAGATTTGGTAAAAGACAAAAACGCTTTTATTAGACCTTCTCCCTCTGGAGATTCGCTTGGTGGTGTGGCCAGAAAAACCAGAGAAACTATAATCCTTTGTGAAGCCGCTGGATTTGATACTATTATTATAGAAACTGTTGGTGTTGGACAAAGTGAAACTGCTGTGCATAGTATGGTAGATTTCTTTTTGTTATTAAAGCTTGCAGGTGCTGGCGATGAACTTCAAGGCATAAAACGAGGCATTATAGAAATGGCTGACGCTATTGTTATCAATAAAGCTGATGGAGATAATCTAAAAGCTGCAAAATCTGCTAAAGTAGAATTTAATAGAGCCTTGCATTTGTATCCTGAAAAAGCGTCTGGCTGGTCACCAAAAGTATCACTTTGCAGCGCTCTAAAACAAGA belongs to Winogradskyella sp. J14-2 and includes:
- the meaB gene encoding methylmalonyl Co-A mutase-associated GTPase MeaB is translated as MAKKDETYKSALHEQDGIEPPKILSTNSANFIKAKRKKQPSVEDLVKGITSGNITDLSRAITLVESTNQMHTQKAHNIITACLPYANQSVRIGITGVPGVGKSTFIEAFGSYLTSIGRKVAVLAVDPSSSLSKGSILGDKTRMEDLVKDKNAFIRPSPSGDSLGGVARKTRETIILCEAAGFDTIIIETVGVGQSETAVHSMVDFFLLLKLAGAGDELQGIKRGIIEMADAIVINKADGDNLKAAKSAKVEFNRALHLYPEKASGWSPKVSLCSALKQEGISEVWELIQEYLKTTSTNHYFEHNRNNQNKFWLLQTIEERLKSDFYKSENIKKELPAQIKLVEEGKTTPFAAAEYLLNLSI
- a CDS encoding DUF2911 domain-containing protein; this translates as MLKRILIILSIIALGLLLYSVFVENIFSPRLSPKDTAKITLNDLKLQVEYNRPSKRERDIFGALVPFNKVWRTGANEATTFETNEDLMIDGMLLKKGKYTLWTVPMENSWKVMFNTKQYQWGVNEKMEPMWDPNYDAIEIEVPKQSIDETVEKFTIAFDNKTGNLKLTMAWDQTLIEIPMQIYPHKH